Proteins encoded within one genomic window of Mesorhizobium sp. AR10:
- a CDS encoding LLM class flavin-dependent oxidoreductase, giving the protein MIKAHPLHGPNRLKLGIFSTNADGGLAITDVPERWTASWQDNLTAARIADRAGLEFMLPIARWRGFGGRNKVREWSFETFTWAAALAVATEQIGLFMTVHVPLVHPLYAAKALATVDHISQGRAGLNIVCGWNPKEFGMFGTPLVEKGYDQAAEWIEILEKLYTSDQPLDYEGTYYRLREAVSRPASLQLPRPVTMNAAFGGPGRDFAAAKCDYLFTTFSEMADAGKHVADIRERTDKHGRDVGVYTVAHVVCRETMEEAQAYYSRYAVDMADHNAVDAHMASKKEFSQSHDPHAYDRYRQRFAGGAGTYPLIGTPETIAADMVAIAEQGYQGIALSFVNYTQELPYFCGRVLPLLRQAGLRG; this is encoded by the coding sequence ATGATCAAAGCCCATCCCCTGCATGGCCCGAACAGGTTGAAGCTCGGCATCTTTTCGACCAACGCCGATGGCGGGCTTGCGATTACCGATGTGCCGGAACGCTGGACGGCGAGCTGGCAGGACAATCTGACGGCTGCCCGGATCGCCGATCGCGCGGGGCTGGAATTCATGCTGCCGATCGCGCGCTGGCGCGGCTTCGGTGGCCGCAACAAGGTGCGGGAGTGGTCGTTCGAGACCTTCACCTGGGCGGCGGCACTTGCCGTGGCCACCGAGCAGATCGGCCTGTTCATGACCGTACACGTGCCGCTCGTGCATCCGCTCTATGCCGCCAAGGCACTGGCGACAGTCGACCACATCAGCCAGGGTCGCGCGGGGCTCAACATCGTCTGCGGCTGGAATCCCAAGGAATTCGGCATGTTCGGCACGCCCCTGGTCGAGAAGGGCTACGACCAGGCAGCCGAATGGATCGAAATCCTGGAAAAGCTTTACACCTCGGACCAGCCGCTCGACTACGAAGGCACCTATTATCGCCTCAGGGAGGCGGTGAGCCGGCCGGCCAGCCTGCAGCTTCCGCGGCCGGTGACCATGAACGCCGCTTTCGGCGGGCCGGGCCGGGATTTCGCCGCCGCCAAATGCGACTACCTGTTCACGACTTTTTCCGAAATGGCTGATGCCGGAAAGCACGTCGCCGACATACGCGAGCGCACCGACAAGCATGGGCGCGATGTCGGCGTCTATACGGTGGCGCATGTCGTCTGCCGCGAGACGATGGAGGAGGCGCAGGCCTACTACTCGCGCTATGCCGTTGATATGGCCGATCATAATGCGGTCGATGCCCACATGGCGAGCAAGAAGGAATTCTCGCAGTCCCACGACCCGCATGCCTATGACCGCTACCGGCAGCGCTTCGCTGGCGGCGCCGGGACCTATCCGCTGATCGGGACGCCGGAAACCATCGCCGCTGATATGGTCGCCATCGCCGAGCAAGGCTATCAGGGGATCGCGCTGTCCTTCGTAAACTACACGCAGGAGCTGCCCTATTTCTGCGGCCGCGTGCTGCCCCTTCTGAGACAGGCGGGCCTTCGCGGGTAA
- a CDS encoding enoyl-CoA hydratase family protein, whose amino-acid sequence MTEMAGREPKHFLWQVEGKVAKVRLDRPERKNPLTFESYAELRDIFRDLVYADDVDAVVFLSNGGNFCSGGDVHDIIGPLVKMDMKQLLAFTRMTGDFVKAMLNCGKPIISAVDGVAVGAGAIIAMASDIRIATPEAKTAFLFTRVGLAGCDMGACAILPRIIGQGRAAELLYTGRTMTAAEGERWGFYNRLVDATALETEALDMVARIVSGPTFAHGITKTQLNQEWSMGLDQAIEAEAQAQAICMQTGDFERAYKAFVAKGKPVFEGN is encoded by the coding sequence ATGACCGAGATGGCTGGCCGCGAGCCGAAGCATTTCCTCTGGCAGGTCGAGGGCAAGGTTGCAAAAGTCCGGCTCGACCGGCCGGAGCGCAAGAACCCGTTGACCTTCGAGAGCTATGCCGAATTGCGCGATATTTTTCGCGACCTCGTCTATGCCGACGATGTCGATGCGGTGGTGTTCCTGTCCAATGGCGGCAATTTCTGCTCCGGCGGCGATGTTCACGACATTATCGGCCCGCTGGTCAAGATGGACATGAAGCAACTTCTCGCCTTCACCCGCATGACCGGCGATTTCGTCAAGGCGATGCTGAATTGCGGCAAGCCGATCATTTCGGCGGTCGACGGCGTGGCGGTCGGCGCCGGTGCTATCATCGCCATGGCCTCGGACATCCGCATCGCCACGCCGGAAGCCAAGACGGCCTTCCTGTTCACTCGCGTCGGCCTCGCCGGTTGCGACATGGGCGCCTGCGCGATCCTGCCGCGCATCATCGGCCAGGGCCGCGCCGCCGAACTGCTCTACACCGGCCGCACGATGACGGCGGCCGAAGGCGAGCGCTGGGGCTTCTACAACCGGCTGGTCGATGCCACAGCCCTTGAGACCGAGGCGCTCGACATGGTGGCGCGCATCGTTTCCGGGCCGACCTTCGCACACGGCATCACCAAGACGCAGCTGAACCAGGAATGGTCGATGGGCCTCGACCAGGCGATCGAGGCGGAGGCTCAGGCGCAGGCGATCTGCATGCAGACGGGCGATTTCGAGCGCGCCTACAAGGCATTCGTCGCCAAGGGAAAACCGGTGTTCGAGGGCAATTGA
- a CDS encoding HpcH/HpaI aldolase family protein, producing the protein MSEFRQKSIGKKNLVGSFAAIPHAVAVEVMAQSGLDFLCIDWEHAQISRGTIENMVRAADIHRVPVMVRVPGHQPEAIANALDSGAQGVLIPRISTAAQAQAAVKASRYPPMGERGVGPGRAAGYGYRIPEYLTEANARTVVAVQVETAEGLANIEEIAAVDGVDVIFVGPGDLSVSIDALGPKGAGKLDAAIHTIIGATIAHDKAAGIFCASPQPVGQWAAIGASFFILASDTMFLGAGAAANYAAARAELAPDGGPVTGLGVYSR; encoded by the coding sequence ATGAGTGAATTCCGCCAGAAATCCATCGGCAAGAAGAACCTCGTCGGCTCGTTCGCCGCCATACCGCATGCGGTTGCGGTGGAGGTGATGGCGCAGTCCGGTCTCGATTTCCTCTGCATCGATTGGGAGCATGCCCAGATATCCAGGGGCACGATCGAAAACATGGTACGGGCGGCCGACATTCATCGGGTGCCCGTCATGGTGCGCGTCCCAGGCCACCAGCCGGAGGCGATCGCCAACGCGTTGGACAGCGGCGCGCAAGGCGTTCTTATCCCGCGTATCTCGACCGCCGCCCAGGCTCAGGCGGCTGTGAAGGCCTCGCGCTATCCGCCGATGGGCGAGCGCGGCGTCGGCCCCGGCCGGGCCGCCGGTTATGGCTACCGCATCCCTGAATATCTCACCGAGGCCAATGCCAGAACCGTTGTCGCGGTGCAGGTAGAGACCGCCGAAGGGCTCGCCAATATCGAAGAGATTGCCGCCGTGGACGGCGTCGACGTGATCTTCGTCGGCCCCGGTGACCTTTCGGTGTCGATCGATGCGCTTGGCCCGAAAGGCGCCGGCAAGCTCGATGCGGCGATCCACACGATCATTGGCGCGACGATCGCGCACGACAAGGCCGCCGGCATATTTTGCGCCAGCCCGCAGCCGGTCGGCCAATGGGCGGCCATCGGCGCCAGCTTCTTCATCCTGGCCAGCGACACGATGTTTCTCGGCGCCGGCGCTGCAGCCAACTATGCCGCCGCCCGCGCCGAATTGGCGCCAGACGGGGGGCCGGTAACGGGTCTGGGCGTGTATTCGCGGTGA
- a CDS encoding bifunctional salicylyl-CoA 5-hydroxylase/oxidoreductase: MKVAVLGGGPAGLYFAISMKLRDAAHEVTVFERNRADDTFGWGVVLSAETLENLTRNDPVSAVWIRKHFAYWDDIAVIHDGVRTVSTGHGFCGIGRKRLLVLLQRRARELGVKLMFETDIPDPKPYMETHDLVVAADGLNSRARNTFVDVFKPDIDTRKCKFVWLGTQQKFDDAFTFIFEKTEHGWVWAHAYQFDSDTATFIVECSEQTWEGFGFGAMSQQESIAVCERIFARHLGGHALMTNANHIRGSAWINFPRVLCERWSYKNLALMGDAAASAHFSIGSGTKLALESAVALADYVESEPDLEAAFRKYEDARRTEVLKLQSAARNSLEWFEEVERYLGLDPVQFNYSLLTRSQRISHENLRLRDAEWLAGAEEWFQRQAGAGGNSLRRAPMFAPFRLRDMALQNRIVVSPMAQYKAVDGCPTDWHFAHYAERAKGGAGLLYIEMTCVSPEGRITPGCPGFYAPEHEVAWKRLVDFVHTETEAKICAQIGHSGAKGSTRLGWQGTDVPLTSGNWPVMAASAVAWSPENQVPKAMDRADMNSVRDEFVASAEMADRCGFDMLEIHAAHGYLLSSFITPITNRRTDAYGGSMENRMRYPLEVFRAVRAAWPAEKPISMRISANDWFGIEGVTPADAVKIAKLLHEAGVDICDVSAGQTSAGAKPVYGRMFQTPFSDRIRNEVGMATMAVGNIYEPDHVNSILMAGRADLVALARPHLADPYWTLHAAVTLGDRGVKWPDPYLPGRDQIYRLAERDAAAGLKV, from the coding sequence ATGAAGGTTGCGGTTCTCGGCGGTGGACCAGCCGGCCTCTATTTTGCCATCTCGATGAAGCTCAGGGACGCCGCGCACGAGGTGACGGTGTTCGAGCGTAACCGCGCCGACGACACATTCGGCTGGGGCGTCGTGCTTTCGGCCGAGACGCTGGAGAACCTGACCAGGAACGATCCGGTCAGCGCCGTCTGGATCCGGAAACATTTCGCCTATTGGGACGACATCGCCGTCATCCATGACGGCGTGCGCACGGTTTCGACCGGCCATGGCTTCTGCGGCATCGGTCGCAAGCGGCTGCTTGTCCTGCTGCAACGGCGGGCGCGCGAACTCGGCGTCAAGCTGATGTTCGAGACGGATATCCCCGATCCCAAACCTTACATGGAAACGCACGACCTGGTGGTCGCCGCCGATGGGCTGAACTCAAGAGCGCGGAACACCTTCGTCGACGTGTTCAAGCCCGACATCGACACCCGCAAATGCAAGTTCGTGTGGCTCGGCACGCAACAGAAATTCGATGACGCCTTCACCTTCATCTTCGAGAAAACGGAGCATGGCTGGGTGTGGGCGCACGCCTACCAGTTCGACAGCGACACGGCGACCTTCATCGTCGAATGCAGCGAACAGACATGGGAGGGTTTCGGCTTCGGCGCTATGTCGCAGCAGGAATCGATCGCCGTCTGCGAACGGATCTTTGCCAGGCATCTTGGCGGCCACGCACTGATGACCAACGCCAACCACATCAGGGGTTCGGCCTGGATCAATTTCCCGCGCGTGCTGTGCGAGCGCTGGTCATACAAGAATCTCGCGCTGATGGGCGACGCCGCGGCATCAGCGCATTTCTCCATCGGTTCCGGCACCAAGCTGGCGTTGGAAAGCGCGGTGGCGCTGGCAGACTATGTCGAATCCGAACCAGATCTCGAGGCGGCGTTCCGCAAATATGAGGACGCGCGCCGCACCGAGGTGCTGAAGCTGCAGTCGGCGGCGCGCAATTCGCTCGAATGGTTCGAGGAGGTGGAGCGCTATCTCGGCCTCGATCCGGTACAGTTCAACTATTCGCTTTTGACCCGGTCGCAGCGCATCAGCCACGAGAATCTCAGGCTGCGCGATGCCGAATGGCTTGCCGGCGCGGAGGAATGGTTCCAGCGCCAGGCCGGCGCCGGTGGCAACAGCTTGCGCCGGGCGCCGATGTTCGCGCCGTTCCGGCTGCGCGACATGGCGCTGCAGAACCGCATCGTCGTCTCGCCGATGGCGCAGTACAAGGCCGTCGACGGCTGTCCGACCGACTGGCATTTCGCCCATTATGCCGAGCGGGCCAAGGGCGGCGCCGGCCTGCTCTACATCGAGATGACCTGCGTCAGCCCTGAGGGCCGCATCACGCCCGGCTGCCCCGGTTTCTACGCGCCCGAACACGAGGTGGCGTGGAAGCGGCTGGTCGATTTCGTCCATACCGAGACCGAGGCGAAGATCTGCGCGCAGATCGGCCATTCCGGCGCCAAGGGTTCGACCCGGCTCGGCTGGCAAGGCACCGATGTGCCGCTAACCTCGGGCAACTGGCCGGTGATGGCGGCGTCGGCTGTCGCGTGGTCGCCTGAGAATCAGGTGCCAAAGGCGATGGACCGCGCTGACATGAACAGCGTGCGCGACGAGTTCGTGGCCTCGGCCGAGATGGCTGATCGTTGCGGCTTCGACATGCTGGAGATCCATGCCGCGCACGGCTATCTCCTGTCGTCCTTCATCACGCCGATCACCAACCGGCGCACCGACGCCTATGGCGGTTCGATGGAAAACCGCATGCGCTATCCGCTCGAAGTATTCCGCGCCGTGCGGGCGGCATGGCCGGCGGAAAAACCGATCTCGATGCGCATCTCGGCCAATGACTGGTTCGGCATCGAAGGCGTGACGCCGGCCGACGCGGTCAAGATCGCCAAGCTGTTGCACGAGGCCGGTGTCGACATCTGCGACGTCTCCGCCGGGCAGACCTCGGCCGGGGCAAAACCCGTCTATGGCCGCATGTTCCAGACGCCGTTTTCCGACCGCATCCGCAACGAGGTTGGCATGGCGACGATGGCGGTCGGCAACATCTATGAGCCTGACCATGTCAATTCGATCCTGATGGCCGGCCGCGCCGATCTGGTCGCCCTGGCACGGCCGCATCTCGCCGACCCCTACTGGACGCTGCATGCCGCAGTGACCCTTGGCGATCGCGGCGTCAAATGGCCGGATCCCTATCTGCCGGGACGCGACCAGATCTATCGGCTGGCTGAGCGCGATGCGGCCGCGGGGCTGAAAGTATGA
- a CDS encoding RidA family protein, whose product MHTILQPEGWAKPKGYANGVAARGRLVFVGGQVGWSGQCQFETDDFVGQVRQTLANIVAIVAEAGGKPEHITSMTWYFTDKAEYLANLRGIGEAYREVIGRHYPAMAAMQVMALVEDRAKVEIQATAVIPE is encoded by the coding sequence ATGCACACCATCCTGCAGCCGGAAGGCTGGGCGAAACCCAAAGGCTACGCCAATGGCGTCGCGGCGCGCGGGCGACTGGTCTTCGTTGGCGGGCAGGTCGGCTGGAGCGGGCAATGCCAGTTCGAGACCGATGATTTTGTCGGCCAGGTGCGGCAGACATTGGCCAACATCGTCGCCATTGTGGCCGAGGCCGGCGGCAAGCCTGAGCATATCACCTCGATGACCTGGTATTTTACTGACAAGGCCGAATATCTGGCCAATCTCAGGGGTATCGGCGAGGCCTATCGCGAGGTGATCGGGCGGCACTATCCGGCCATGGCCGCCATGCAGGTGATGGCGCTGGTCGAGGATCGCGCCAAGGTCGAGATCCAGGCTACGGCGGTCATACCTGAGTGA
- a CDS encoding SDR family NAD(P)-dependent oxidoreductase translates to MSGGATITAKHALVTGGGSGVGRAIALALAGAGINVTICGRREAALAEVAKENDRIFGITADVTDEASMASLYSQAEAARGPIDIVVANAGMSGSAPAHRTALTDWQRTLDVNLTGAFLTAKPALAGMVARKTGRIVFVASTAGLKGYPYVAAYVAAKHGVVGLMRALAAETAKSGVTVNAVCPGFVETEMLETSIQRIVEKTGRSVEDARTSLSSTNPQGRFIQPEEVAATVLWVCSDAAGSITGQTISISGGETW, encoded by the coding sequence ATGAGTGGCGGCGCAACGATCACCGCAAAGCATGCGCTGGTCACTGGCGGCGGCTCCGGTGTCGGAAGGGCCATCGCGCTGGCGCTGGCCGGTGCCGGCATCAATGTGACGATCTGCGGCCGGCGCGAGGCAGCGCTTGCCGAGGTCGCCAAGGAGAACGACCGTATTTTCGGTATCACTGCCGACGTCACCGACGAAGCCTCGATGGCTTCCTTGTACAGCCAGGCGGAGGCGGCACGCGGGCCTATCGACATCGTCGTCGCCAATGCCGGCATGTCCGGCAGCGCACCGGCGCACAGAACCGCCCTCACCGACTGGCAGCGCACGCTCGACGTCAACCTCACCGGTGCGTTCCTGACAGCGAAACCGGCACTGGCCGGCATGGTCGCGCGGAAGACAGGCCGGATCGTCTTCGTCGCTTCGACGGCCGGCCTGAAAGGCTATCCCTATGTCGCGGCTTACGTCGCCGCCAAGCACGGTGTCGTCGGGTTGATGCGGGCGCTTGCCGCCGAGACCGCCAAATCCGGCGTGACCGTCAATGCCGTCTGCCCCGGCTTCGTCGAGACCGAAATGCTGGAAACATCCATCCAGCGCATCGTCGAAAAAACCGGCCGCTCGGTCGAGGACGCGCGAACCAGCCTCTCTTCGACAAATCCGCAGGGACGCTTCATCCAGCCGGAGGAAGTCGCAGCCACGGTGCTGTGGGTGTGCAGCGACGCCGCCGGATCGATCACCGGACAGACCATCTCAATTTCAGGAGGCGAGACATGGTAG
- a CDS encoding ATP-binding cassette domain-containing protein, with protein sequence MAEPLICVRGLKVALPDMTRKPLIGRAPLAEILKGLDFDLPRGSVTGIVGESGSGKSTLGRALVRLLEPSAGSISFDGRDITHLPEAELRPLRRNLQMIFQDPMSSLNPRRTIFSIIAAPLKQNGLGDNLKTRVAEALQRVGLPQSFTSRYRHELSGGQRQRVGIARALALSPKFVLADEIVSGLDVSTQAQILTLLEKLAAEMGLTVAFISHDLSVIRRLCQQVIVMREGAIIEASATDALFDNPRQAYTRDLIAAIPLPEIDAGWLDVHPTAKVAT encoded by the coding sequence ATGGCTGAGCCGCTCATCTGCGTGCGTGGACTGAAGGTCGCGCTGCCCGACATGACGCGCAAGCCGCTGATTGGCCGCGCGCCGCTGGCCGAGATCCTGAAAGGTCTCGACTTCGACCTGCCCAGGGGATCGGTGACCGGCATCGTCGGCGAATCCGGATCCGGCAAATCGACGCTCGGCCGCGCCCTCGTGCGCCTGCTGGAGCCAAGCGCCGGCTCGATCAGCTTCGATGGCCGCGACATCACCCACCTGCCGGAGGCGGAGCTTCGGCCGCTGCGCCGCAATCTGCAGATGATCTTCCAGGATCCGATGTCGTCGCTCAATCCGCGCCGCACCATCTTCAGCATCATCGCAGCCCCGCTCAAGCAGAACGGCCTTGGTGACAATCTAAAGACCCGAGTCGCCGAAGCCTTGCAGCGCGTCGGCCTGCCGCAAAGTTTTACCAGCCGCTACCGCCACGAACTGTCGGGCGGCCAGCGGCAACGCGTCGGCATTGCCCGCGCGCTGGCGCTATCGCCGAAGTTCGTACTCGCCGACGAGATCGTCTCCGGCCTCGATGTCTCGACCCAGGCGCAGATCCTGACGCTGCTGGAAAAGCTCGCGGCCGAGATGGGCCTGACCGTCGCCTTCATCAGCCACGATCTGTCGGTGATCCGGCGGCTGTGCCAGCAAGTGATCGTCATGCGCGAAGGCGCGATCATCGAAGCCAGCGCCACCGACGCCTTGTTCGACAACCCGCGGCAGGCCTACACGCGCGACCTCATCGCAGCCATCCCACTGCCCGAGATCGACGCAGGCTGGCTGGACGTCCATCCTACGGCAAAGGTAGCGACATGA
- a CDS encoding MarR family winged helix-turn-helix transcriptional regulator → MVAGPLPAPSGPGKDRLRLWIRLLRASRTIEAELRERLKKEFNTTLPRFDVMAALYRVPEGMLMSDLSRFLLVSNGNVTGIVDRLVSEGLVARARRNGDRRTSMVRLTEEGSKAFAVIAAAHEGWVGELLGTVSEDEAHRLTGMLTSFRSNWEGRE, encoded by the coding sequence ATGGTAGCCGGCCCTCTGCCCGCGCCGTCCGGACCCGGCAAGGACCGGCTGCGTCTGTGGATACGTCTGCTGCGGGCGTCCCGCACCATCGAGGCCGAGCTGCGCGAGCGCCTGAAAAAAGAATTCAACACGACGCTGCCGCGCTTCGACGTGATGGCGGCGCTCTATCGTGTGCCGGAAGGCATGCTGATGAGCGATCTGTCGCGCTTCCTCCTGGTGTCCAACGGCAATGTCACGGGCATTGTCGACCGGCTCGTGTCAGAGGGACTCGTCGCCCGTGCCCGGCGCAACGGCGACCGCCGCACTTCGATGGTTCGGCTGACGGAAGAAGGCTCGAAGGCCTTCGCCGTGATCGCCGCCGCGCATGAAGGCTGGGTCGGCGAGTTGCTGGGCACTGTGAGCGAGGACGAAGCGCACCGGCTGACCGGCATGCTGACCTCGTTCCGCAGCAATTGGGAGGGCAGGGAATGA
- a CDS encoding acyl-CoA dehydrogenase family protein has translation MPDRSFLNWPFFEDRHRVLSEKLDAWCAKNLPVDHHDVDAACRELVARLGKDGWLKPTALDVDNPGPLDVRTLCITRETLARHDGLADFAFAMQGLGTGALSLFGTPQQQKWLAKTRVGKAISAFALSEPRSGSDVANMEMAAARDGDDYVLSGEKTWISNGGIADLYVVFARTGEAPGAKGLSAFIVPAQTKGLTIAERLEVIAPHPLARLSFDQVRIPASSLIGRPGDGFHIAMSVLDVFRSTVGAAALGFARRALDESIKRVAERKLFGAPMAELQMVQGHIADMALDVDAAALLVYRAAWTKDMGAARVTREAAMAKLFATDKAQEVIDKAVQLHGGDGVRKGHIVESLYREIRALRIYEGASDVQKVVIARQVMGAA, from the coding sequence ATGCCTGACCGCTCCTTCCTCAACTGGCCCTTCTTCGAGGACCGACACCGCGTGCTCTCCGAAAAGCTGGACGCCTGGTGCGCGAAAAACCTGCCGGTCGATCATCATGACGTCGACGCCGCCTGTCGCGAGCTGGTGGCGAGACTGGGCAAGGACGGCTGGCTGAAGCCGACAGCGCTCGATGTGGACAATCCGGGACCACTCGACGTGCGCACGCTGTGCATCACCCGCGAGACGCTGGCCCGGCATGACGGGCTGGCCGACTTCGCCTTCGCCATGCAAGGGCTCGGCACCGGCGCGCTCAGCCTGTTCGGCACGCCGCAGCAACAGAAATGGTTGGCGAAGACCCGCGTCGGCAAAGCGATTTCTGCCTTTGCCTTGTCGGAACCACGCTCGGGGTCGGATGTCGCCAATATGGAGATGGCAGCGGCCCGTGACGGCGACGACTATGTTCTGTCCGGCGAAAAGACCTGGATCTCCAATGGCGGCATCGCCGACCTCTATGTCGTCTTCGCCCGCACCGGCGAGGCGCCGGGCGCCAAAGGTCTTTCGGCGTTCATCGTACCCGCGCAGACCAAGGGCCTGACCATCGCCGAGCGGCTGGAGGTGATCGCGCCACATCCGCTGGCGCGCCTGTCGTTCGACCAGGTCCGCATTCCGGCCTCGTCGCTGATCGGCAGACCGGGCGACGGTTTCCACATCGCCATGTCGGTGCTCGACGTGTTCCGCTCTACCGTCGGCGCGGCAGCACTCGGCTTTGCCCGGCGCGCACTGGATGAAAGCATCAAAAGAGTGGCCGAGCGCAAACTGTTCGGCGCGCCGATGGCCGAGTTGCAGATGGTGCAGGGCCACATCGCCGACATGGCGCTCGACGTCGATGCTGCAGCACTTCTCGTCTATCGCGCTGCCTGGACCAAGGACATGGGTGCTGCCCGTGTCACCCGCGAAGCGGCGATGGCTAAACTGTTTGCCACCGACAAAGCGCAAGAGGTGATCGACAAGGCTGTGCAGTTGCATGGCGGCGACGGCGTCCGAAAAGGCCACATCGTTGAAAGCCTCTACCGCGAGATCCGCGCGCTGCGCATCTACGAGGGTGCTTCGGACGTGCAGAAGGTGGTGATTGCGCGGCAGGTCATGGGCGCGGCCTGA
- a CDS encoding ABC transporter ATP-binding protein, whose amino-acid sequence MSACLDIRDLSAVLPNGQRVLRSVSLSVQPGEVRALVGESGAGKTMIGKAVLGVLPLSVRIVDGDMLLEGEDLGKLQPKARRTLIGARTALIPQDPLTALNPSRRIGPQMTDRLVRILGWSGERADQRIRQLLDQVQIRDPDRVLKCYPHELSGGMRQRVLIAAAFAAEPRLIVADEPTTALDVTVQKQILRLIAELQREHGTAILFVTHDLGVVAKISQKVSVLYAGKVVEEAETAALFAAPKHPYTRALMQATPRYTDPLASLKPVDDAVLAGLAAEISAADQAWRRHG is encoded by the coding sequence ATGAGCGCCTGCCTCGACATCAGGGATTTAAGCGCCGTGCTGCCCAACGGCCAGCGCGTGCTGCGCTCGGTGTCGCTCTCCGTGCAGCCCGGCGAAGTGCGCGCGCTGGTCGGCGAGAGCGGCGCCGGCAAGACGATGATCGGCAAGGCGGTGCTCGGCGTGCTGCCGCTCAGCGTGCGCATTGTCGACGGCGACATGTTGTTGGAAGGCGAGGACCTCGGCAAGTTGCAGCCAAAGGCGCGGCGCACGCTGATCGGCGCACGCACCGCACTGATCCCGCAGGACCCGCTGACCGCGCTCAACCCGTCGCGCCGCATCGGCCCGCAGATGACCGACCGGCTGGTGCGCATTCTCGGTTGGAGCGGTGAGAGAGCCGACCAACGCATCCGGCAATTGCTGGACCAGGTGCAGATCCGCGATCCCGACCGTGTGCTCAAATGCTATCCGCACGAGCTGTCCGGCGGCATGCGCCAGCGTGTGCTGATCGCCGCCGCCTTTGCCGCCGAGCCCCGGCTGATCGTCGCCGACGAGCCGACCACGGCGCTCGATGTCACCGTGCAGAAGCAAATCCTGCGGCTGATCGCTGAGTTGCAGCGCGAGCACGGCACCGCAATCCTGTTCGTCACCCACGATCTCGGCGTCGTCGCCAAGATCAGCCAAAAAGTCTCGGTGCTCTATGCCGGCAAGGTGGTGGAGGAGGCCGAGACGGCCGCTCTCTTCGCCGCCCCAAAGCATCCCTACACGCGGGCGCTGATGCAAGCCACGCCGCGCTACACCGACCCGCTCGCCTCGCTGAAGCCGGTGGACGATGCTGTGCTGGCCGGGCTCGCCGCCGAGATCAGCGCTGCCGACCAGGCGTGGAGGCGGCATGGCTGA